From Candidatus Binataceae bacterium, the proteins below share one genomic window:
- a CDS encoding amidohydrolase family protein, with product MTAGYKLVDAFLQMPQLSRRAQEQKIDPNIAKWFKPGDAVKFGFTLEELVRDMDAAGVEKGVLTAAALRMAPSPYSVGQNISDETYEKLCTRVAEIRLQHPGRFHGCLGIDPTGMMRAVRWLERGVREFGFRSCWIMPSLVGLPPNHACYFPIYAKCVELDIPIKLNVGVPGPLRPAVLQQPGALDEVLLAFPDLTVVGCHLGHPWQGEVIALLQKHRNFYLITSAWAPKHVPAELWQLANKRGPDKLMWASDHPLLSLERCAREGWEVPLADVAKRGYLRDNVLKVFRFD from the coding sequence ATGACCGCAGGGTATAAGCTGGTTGATGCCTTTCTCCAGATGCCGCAACTCTCGCGGAGAGCCCAGGAGCAGAAAATCGATCCAAATATCGCCAAATGGTTTAAACCCGGGGATGCGGTAAAATTTGGTTTCACGCTCGAGGAGTTGGTGCGCGATATGGACGCTGCCGGTGTCGAAAAGGGAGTCCTTACCGCCGCGGCATTGCGGATGGCGCCCAGCCCCTATTCAGTAGGGCAAAACATTTCCGACGAAACCTACGAAAAACTCTGTACCCGCGTTGCGGAGATTCGTTTACAACATCCCGGGCGTTTTCACGGCTGCCTCGGCATCGATCCGACCGGCATGATGCGCGCCGTGAGATGGCTCGAGCGTGGAGTTAGGGAATTTGGCTTCCGCTCATGCTGGATTATGCCGTCCCTGGTAGGCCTACCGCCCAATCATGCATGTTACTTTCCGATTTACGCCAAATGCGTTGAGCTCGACATTCCAATCAAGCTCAACGTGGGCGTGCCAGGACCTCTCCGTCCGGCGGTGCTGCAACAGCCGGGTGCGCTCGATGAGGTGTTACTGGCGTTCCCTGATCTCACGGTCGTCGGGTGTCATCTGGGTCATCCGTGGCAGGGCGAGGTGATAGCGCTGCTGCAGAAGCATCGGAACTTTTACCTCATCACCTCCGCTTGGGCTCCTAAACACGTCCCGGCTGAGTTGTGGCAACTGGCCAACAAGCGCGGTCCCGACAAGCTGATGTGGGCCAGCGATCATCCTTTGCTGTCGCTGGAGCGATGCGCGCGTGAAGGTTGGGAGGTTCCACTCGCCGACGTTGCGAAACGTGGCTATCTGCGCGACAACGTGCTCAAGGTCTTCAGATTCGATTGA